A genomic region of Papaver somniferum cultivar HN1 chromosome 7, ASM357369v1, whole genome shotgun sequence contains the following coding sequences:
- the LOC113296546 gene encoding uncharacterized protein LOC113296546: MATGGRKNNATLGVFIAVLVVTNFIFLSKLRQVTMVEISEADSDFNLPVVNGVASQMGPLPPHPPRSGQVHGPSAGKKGKAKLQEPEIKKVSKQDYLWTDGEARDSIAFFSTYRSPIPLDIFSCPIPPTSSQDELSMTDGTSYNYNGRITGMIFVSERDSLELLHIALSRNDVKPPSVSVYSLAEVFRRFYSRSDGVQMEDSGCFTNDHLIFVSTKEKPTERRQPWTAVYKTNLITGKTDRLTPRDQADLNPSVSPSGKKIVMASFEGTQGWDGAVEDLKTNIYVMNVEEKYDRRLVVKNGRWPTWGSEDIIFFHRKDDKRLPEDSTEMNYWGVYRVDISRAGEMHVRVTPDNIDAFTPAAIDSTTIAVATTRQKSEFGDTRVDAQYRHIEIFYSTGGREPTQITPKNRSKDDHFNPFVIGDGKRIGYHRCASVVDDKEKIKRRFQIVTSPNPDVGLFRVGGFPTFSKNGSRLAFVDSDSKIVWVLDKEHLYEAFELTRNSIFSPVWNQNDRKDTLYVCVGPSFIPDDTVDICAVRNVSRGRRKMQQLTDGGFNNAFPSSSPDGYEIVVLPMCTDGSKIANRSKNSLPIYKKRGEFGVPEKDDGLDPRSFAVYLVNPEASDAVRVIESGDGFMGFVNHPFFSPDGLSIVVTSDFAAVSVDPISLPKFVHSARPYGDRQTE; the protein is encoded by the exons ATGGCAACTGGTGGAAGGAAAAATAATGCTACACTTGGAGTCTTTATTGCGGTGTTAGTTGTTACGAACTTTATCTTTTTATCAAAGCTGCGTCAG GTTACCATGGTTGAAATCTCAGAAGCTGATTCTGATTTTAATCTTCCAGTTGTAAATGGAGTGGCATCACAAATGGGACCTCTCCCTCCACATCCACCGCGTTCTGGACAAGTGCATGGACCATCAGCAGG CAAAAAGGGAAAAGCCAAGTTGCAAGAACCAGAAATAAAAAAGGTGTCAAAGCAGGATTACCTTTGGACAGATGGTGAAGCAAGAGATAGCATCGCATTCTTTTCAACATATCGATCACCGATACCGCTCGACATATTCTCTTGTCCAATTCCACCAACATCGAGCCAAGATGAACTTAGCATGACTGATGGGACGTCCTACAATTACAACG GTCGTATCACAGGCATGATTTTTGTCTCCGAACGAGACAGCCTTGAATTGCTTCACATAGCTCTCAGTCGCAATGACGTAAAACCGCCCAGCGTATCAGTCTACAGCTTAGCTGAAGTTTTCCGAAGATTTTACAGCAGATCCGACGGTGTTCAAATGGAAGACAGCGGTTGCTTTACCAATGACCATCTCATCTTTGTCAGCACCAAAGAAAAACCTACTGAACGTCGTCAGCCTTGGACTGCCGTTTATAAAACCAATCTTATAACCGGAAAAACTGACCGTCTCACACCACGAG ATCAGGCAGATTTAAACCCCTCTGTATCCCCATCTGGAAAGAAGATAGTGATGGCGTCGTTTGAGGGAACGCAAGGTTGGGATGGTGCAGTCGAAGATCTAAAGACTAACATTTATGTCATGAATGTAGAGGAGAAGTATGATCGCAGGTTAGTTGTAAAGAATGGAAGGTGGCCGACTTGGGGAAGTGAAGATATCATTTTCTTCCACCGTAAGGATGATAAGAGACTCCCTGAGGATTCAACAGAGATGAACTATTGGGGTGTGTACAGAGTTGATATCAGCAGAGCTGGCGAAATGCATGTGCGCGTGACCCCGGATAATATTGATGCGTTCACTCCGGCAGCCATCGACTCCACCACGATAGCTGTTGCTACTACTCGGCAGAAATCAGAGTTCGGTGACACCCGTGTTGATGCACAATATCGTCATATTGAGATTTTTTATTCAACAGGAGGACGAGAACCCACACAAATAACTCCGAAAAATAGATCAAAGGATGACCATTTCAACCCCTTTGTGATAGGTGATGGGAAGCGCATCGGCTACCATCGTTGCGCCAGTGTCGTCGAC GATAAAGAAAAGATCAAAAGACGGTTTCAAATAGTCACTTCTCCGAATCCAGATGTCGGACTATTCAGGGTGGGAGGATTTCCAACCTTTTCTAAAAATGGATCTCGACTTGCATTTGTTGACAGTGATTCCAAAATCGTGTGGGTACTTGACAAGGAACACCTATATGAAGCTTTCGAG CTAACTCGGAACAGCATTTTCTCGCCAGTTTGGAACCAAAATGATAGAAAGGACACGCTGTATGTATGCGTAGGACCTTCTTTCATCCCTGATGACACTGTAGATATCTGCGCAGTCCGGAATGTGTCGCGTGGAAGAAGGAAAATGCAGCAGCTCACAGATGGAGGGTTCAATAATGCCTTCCCATCCAGCAGTCCAGACG GGTATGAAATTGTTGTACTCCCAATGTGTACTGATGGGTCGAAAATAGCCAACAGGTCAAAGAATAGTTTACCGATCTACAAGAAACGG GGGGAATTTGGTGTACCAGAAAAAGATGATGGTCTTGACCCAAGATCTTTTGCTGTGTATCTAGTGAATCCGGAGGCTTCTGATGCTGTAAGAGTGATAGAAAGTGGAGATGGTTTCATGGGGTTTGTAAACCATCCATTTTTCAGTCCGGATGGACTAAGCATTGTTGTGACTTCAGATTTTGCTGCAGTGTCTGTTGATCCCATATCGTTGCCTAAGTTTGTTCACTCGGCCAGGCCTTATGGAGACAGACAGACTGAATAa
- the LOC113300357 gene encoding uncharacterized protein LOC113300357, translating into MQLTGFEEAKEAWDFLAKRYTQVDFAQRYKLEQDIRALEQQPEQTISDFHSEMSIVWNQLALMEPKWTVDVELWQKYREESRLIQLLMALRDKFESVRASILHRNPMTTVESALSELITEETRKRIKPDIPAVLAVSSRPSSNPSFSSQRNFSASTYRDLSQVQCHNCKNYGHLVKNCPSHVNISNSQGNSQRLTMPNSTPSPGTPQCNYSKEFGHIVGNCTSPSSRNMRNKRRFGTTAPSYYSPGHVTAAPSLDQEHDSSNST; encoded by the coding sequence ATGCAACTTACTGGTTTTGAAGAAgccaaagaagcatgggatttTCTGGCTAAGAGATACACACAAGTCGATTTTGCACAAAGATACAAGCTTGAACAAGATATTCGAGCCTTGGAACAACAACCGGAGCAAACAATATCTGATTTTCACTCCGAAATGTCAATTGTATGGAATCAACTAGCACTTATGGAGCCTAAATGGACAGTTGATGTAGAATTGTGGCAGAAATACAGAGAAGAATCACGGCTTATTCAACTCTTAATGGCTTTAAGGGATAAGTTTGAATCTGTGAGAGCTTCTATCCTTCATAGAAATCCAATGACAACTGTAGAAAGTGCCTTGTCTGAACTTATTACTGAAGAGACGCGCAAAAGAATCAAACCAGATATTCCGGCAGTTCTTGCAGTATCTTCTCGTCCAAGCTCTAATCCAAGCTTTAGTTCACAGAGAAACTTTTCAGCCTCAACTTATCGTGATCTTTCCCAAGTACAGTGTCACAACTGTAAGAATTATGGACATCTAGTAAAAAATTGTCCATCACATGTGAATATCAGTAATTCCCAAGGCAACTCTCAAAGATTAACAATGCCAAATTCAACACCTTCACCAGGCACACCACAATGCAACTACTCCAAGGAATTTGGACACATTGTAGGAAACTGCACTTCTCCATCTTCAAGAAATATGAGAAACAAGAGAAGATTTGGCACTACTGCTCCATCATATTACTCTCCAGGTCATGTTACTGCTGCACCATCTCTAGATCAAGAACATGACTCATCAAACTCTACATAA
- the LOC113300358 gene encoding uncharacterized protein LOC113300358, which produces MVSSQKEIVSSLKEMASSLKEMASSLSRLEGMLTAITAKVVEQQGSSEVENKPAEVTLAPQNPPAANNVNVLLKNVRNNDWEKVLKFVNAEEKAWKQKIEDEEYEKMVRKELEENDQLVGTKKDENKSTRNKNVEENDNVEEENVQAIYQRIQSDSSTLLHLAVKPNVMSKPPKGEKQMTTEREREKEIVHRIVDLMTNKVLEYQTSDTGFTALHTAARYGNTEAAKVMITKHPSGGCCVSNYLGSLDFLWC; this is translated from the exons ATGGTATCCTCTCAGAAAGAAATTGTATCCTCTCTGAAAGAAATGGCATCCTCTCTGAAAGAAATGGCATCCTCTCTAAGTAGGCTCGAAGGGATGCTTACTGCTATTACCGCTAAAGTTGTTGAACAGCAAG GCAGTAGCGAGGTCGAAAATAAACCGGCAGAGGTCACCTTGGCTCCCCAAAATCCACCCGCGGCGAATAACGTTAACGTATTACTTAAGAATGTACGGAATAATGATTGGGAAAAAGTGTTGAAATTTGTTAATGCTGAGGAGAAggcatggaaacaaaaaatagaGGATGAGGAGTACGAGAAGATGGTAAGAAAAGAGCTTGAAGAGAATGATCAATTGGTCGGGACCAAAAAGGATGAGAATAAATCGACCAGAAATAAAAATGTTGAGGAGAACGATAATGTTGAGGAGGAGAATGTTCAAGCGATTTACCAGCGGATCCAGTCTGACTCATCTACTCTATTGCATCTCGCCGTTAAGCCTAACGTAATGAGCAAACCGCCTAAAGGGGAGAAACAAATGacaacagagagagagagagagaaggagATTGTCCACAGAATTGTGGATCTAATGACAAATAAAGTACTTGAGTAccaaacaagtgatactggtttCACAGCACTTCATACTGCTGCTAGGTATGGAAACACCGAAGCTGCTAAGGTGATGATAACGAAGCATCCCTCCGGTGGATGCTGCGTGTCAAACTATCTCGGCTCATTAGATTTTTTATGGTGTTAA